Proteins encoded by one window of Akkermansia muciniphila ATCC BAA-835:
- a CDS encoding putative peptidoglycan-binding domain-containing protein — protein sequence MDTTERKMAAAILRFEDSRVTGPYSLRVSRLPAADKGGKWEICGICDGIEPAVFNRLKALLDAGRREEAWEGCLQYVLDNTAAVRSWLGSDAFPATEFMLRDHFFNSGSRNTGKILQRALNVHGAGLVVDGIPGKQTRQMLQTVLAQTGESEFLSTLNERRKSFYHSCKQFPVFGKGWLNRSNEAYRFAQSLV from the coding sequence ATGGATACTACAGAAAGAAAGATGGCCGCGGCTATCCTCCGGTTTGAAGACAGCCGCGTTACCGGGCCGTATTCCCTGCGCGTTTCCCGCCTTCCCGCCGCCGACAAGGGCGGCAAGTGGGAGATTTGCGGTATTTGCGACGGCATTGAACCGGCCGTGTTTAACAGATTGAAGGCCCTGCTGGATGCCGGAAGGCGTGAAGAGGCCTGGGAAGGTTGCCTGCAATACGTCCTGGACAATACCGCAGCCGTGCGTTCCTGGCTGGGTTCTGACGCTTTTCCGGCCACGGAGTTTATGTTGCGGGATCATTTTTTCAATTCCGGGAGCAGGAATACCGGGAAGATTTTGCAGCGCGCGCTGAATGTCCACGGCGCCGGGCTTGTGGTGGACGGCATCCCGGGAAAACAAACCCGGCAGATGTTGCAAACCGTTCTCGCCCAAACGGGAGAGTCCGAATTTCTCTCCACTCTGAACGAACGGCGCAAATCATTTTACCATTCTTGCAAACAGTTTCCCGTGTTCGGCAAAGGATGGCTGAACCGCAGCAATGAGGCATACCGGTTCGCACAATCCCTGGTTTAG
- a CDS encoding DNA gyrase/topoisomerase IV subunit A gives MTQPAHIAPASQSVEGMYADYFLDYASYVILERAVPKINDGFKPVQRRILHAMDRLDDGRYNKVANIVGDTMKFHPHGDRSIADALVGLGQKGLLIDTQGNWGNILTGDPAAASRYIEARFTSFARDVVFSPKVTEWQLSYDGRNKEPVSLPVKFPLLLAQGAEGIAVGLSSKILPHNFNELIEASIAYLRGQPFQLLPDFPTGGVMDATNYRDGERGTGRVRIRARILTESKKLLRITEIPFGVTTEILIDSIVSAAEKGKIKIARIEDNTAQHVDILVHLPAGADPEQTRKALFAFSACEVSISPNACVIVEEKPRFMCVSDILRYNTDSTKEILRQEQEIRLKELNEAWHQASLEKIFIENRIYLSIEDSETWEEVLGTIDRELQPFASRLRAPITRDDLVRLTEIKIKRISKFDAFKADQHIRQLEEDIEQTQKNLNQLTKFTIRWFEALRKKYGAAYPRKTEISSFGSVNRAQVAVANETLYIDDEGFAGYGVKKGNPVCKCSTLDDVLIIDNAGVLKIVRIQDKFFAGKNPLYISVIKKGDDPVFNLIYRDGKDGPVYAKRFRIGGFTRDKEYPLTRGAKGTRIFHFSVHETEENSSQISVNVYLKAVLKLRNLIRPFHFADLRIKNRGAQGNIITRHPVERVSRIMPPAKSGNEETEGPTTAPSATAERTEGSPAPSAETLHPETAPHLEEPPADPPLEQGSLFDS, from the coding sequence GTGACTCAACCCGCCCACATTGCTCCCGCGAGTCAGTCTGTGGAAGGCATGTATGCCGACTACTTTCTGGATTACGCCTCGTATGTCATTCTGGAACGGGCCGTACCCAAGATCAATGACGGGTTTAAACCTGTGCAGCGCCGTATTCTGCACGCCATGGACCGCCTGGACGACGGGCGTTATAATAAAGTGGCTAATATCGTGGGAGACACGATGAAATTCCATCCGCACGGCGACCGTTCCATTGCAGACGCGCTGGTGGGGCTGGGACAAAAAGGGCTGCTTATCGACACGCAGGGGAACTGGGGCAATATTCTGACAGGCGACCCCGCAGCGGCTTCCCGCTATATTGAAGCCCGCTTTACCTCCTTTGCGCGTGATGTAGTATTCAGCCCCAAGGTCACGGAATGGCAGCTCTCCTATGACGGCAGGAACAAGGAACCGGTCAGCCTTCCCGTCAAATTTCCCCTGCTTCTCGCTCAGGGAGCGGAAGGCATCGCCGTGGGGCTTTCCAGTAAAATTCTTCCCCACAACTTCAATGAGTTGATTGAAGCCTCCATCGCCTACTTGCGCGGCCAGCCCTTCCAGCTTCTGCCGGACTTTCCGACCGGAGGCGTGATGGATGCCACCAACTACCGTGACGGAGAACGAGGAACGGGCCGCGTCCGCATCAGGGCGCGCATCCTCACGGAATCGAAGAAACTTCTCCGCATCACGGAAATCCCGTTCGGCGTCACCACGGAAATCTTAATTGATTCCATTGTCTCCGCTGCGGAAAAGGGAAAAATTAAAATCGCCCGCATTGAGGACAATACGGCCCAGCATGTGGACATCCTGGTCCATCTCCCGGCCGGAGCGGATCCGGAGCAGACGAGGAAAGCCCTGTTTGCCTTCTCCGCCTGTGAAGTCAGCATCTCCCCGAATGCCTGCGTCATTGTGGAGGAAAAACCCAGGTTCATGTGTGTTAGCGACATCCTGCGCTACAATACGGACTCCACCAAGGAAATCCTGCGCCAGGAGCAGGAAATCCGACTCAAGGAACTGAACGAGGCGTGGCACCAGGCCAGCCTGGAAAAAATATTCATTGAAAACCGCATCTACCTCTCCATAGAAGATTCCGAAACGTGGGAAGAAGTGCTCGGCACCATTGACCGGGAATTGCAGCCGTTTGCATCCCGGCTGCGCGCCCCCATTACCAGGGACGACCTGGTAAGGCTGACGGAAATCAAAATCAAGCGGATTTCCAAATTTGACGCTTTCAAGGCGGACCAGCACATCCGCCAGCTTGAAGAGGACATCGAACAAACGCAGAAGAACCTCAACCAGCTTACCAAATTCACTATCCGCTGGTTTGAAGCCCTGCGTAAAAAATACGGCGCCGCCTATCCGCGGAAAACGGAAATTTCCTCCTTCGGCTCCGTAAACCGCGCGCAGGTGGCTGTTGCCAATGAAACATTGTATATTGATGACGAAGGCTTTGCCGGTTACGGTGTCAAGAAGGGAAACCCTGTCTGCAAATGCTCCACGCTGGATGACGTGTTGATCATTGACAATGCAGGCGTGCTCAAAATCGTGCGGATTCAGGACAAATTTTTCGCTGGTAAAAATCCCCTTTATATTTCCGTCATCAAAAAAGGGGACGACCCCGTGTTCAACCTGATTTACCGGGACGGAAAAGACGGCCCCGTGTACGCCAAGCGTTTCCGCATAGGAGGGTTCACCAGGGACAAGGAATATCCGCTTACCCGAGGCGCAAAGGGAACGCGCATCTTCCACTTCTCCGTGCATGAAACGGAGGAAAACAGTTCCCAGATAAGCGTAAACGTTTATCTGAAAGCCGTTCTGAAACTCCGTAACCTGATCAGGCCCTTCCATTTCGCGGACCTGAGAATCAAAAACCGCGGTGCCCAGGGAAATATCATTACCAGGCATCCTGTGGAACGCGTCTCCCGCATCATGCCTCCGGCCAAGTCCGGAAATGAGGAAACGGAAGGGCCAACAACCGCTCCTTCCGCAACAGCGGAACGGACGGAAGGCTCACCCGCCCCCTCCGCGGAAACGCTGCATCCTGAAACAGCCCCACATTTGGAGGAACCGCCTGCCGATCCGCCGCTGGAACAGGGCTCCCTGTTTGACTCCTGA